In a single window of the Elaeis guineensis isolate ETL-2024a chromosome 6, EG11, whole genome shotgun sequence genome:
- the LOC105046677 gene encoding agamous-like MADS-box protein MADS2 → MEQYLSHSYLRLLAFLYLFWWSRRREEMGRGRVELKRIENKINRQVTFAKRRNGLLKKAFELSVLCDAEVALIIFSSRGRLFEFCSSSSMLKTLERYQRCNYSASEAAAPSSEIQNTYQEYVRLKARVEFLQHSQRNLLGEDLDPLSTNELDQLENQLEKSLKQIRSAKTQSMLDQLCDLKRREQEMQETNRSLNRKLREAASQNPLQLTWANGSGDHAAGSSNGPCNREAALSRGFFQPLACHPPEQIGYHPVNIDQPNGGAMSHDSNGYLPAWMG, encoded by the exons ATGGAGCAGTACCTAAGCCATTCATATCTTAGGCTTCTTGCTTTCTTGTATCTTTTTTGGTGGAGTCGGAGGAGAGAAGAGATGGGGAGGGGAAGGGTGGAGCTGAAGAGGAtcgagaacaagataaacaggcaGGTGACGTTCGCCAAGCGGCGGAACGGGTTGCTGAAGAAGGCCTTCGAGCTCTCCGTCCTCTGCGACGCCGAGGTCGCCCTCATCATTTTCTCCAGCCGCGGCCGCCTCTTCGAATTCTGCAGCAGCtccag CATGCTTAAGACACTCGAAAGGTACCAAAGATGCAATTATAGTGCATCAGAAGCTGCTGCTCCGTCAAGTGAGATACAG AACACTTACCAAGAGTACGTGAGGCTGAAGGCAAGAGTTGAGTTTCTGCAGCACTCACAGAG AAATCTCCTTGGTGAGGACTTGGACCCACTAAGTACAAATGAACTTGATCAACTTGAGAATCAACTAGAGAAATCTTTAAAGCAGATCAGATCAGCAAAG ACACAATCAATGCTCGATCAGCTTTGTGATCTTAAAAGAAGG GAACAAGAGATGCAGGAAACAAACAGATCATTAAACAGGAAG TTGCGAGAAGCAGCTTCACAAAATCCCCTCCAATTGACATGGGCAAATGGTAGTGGTGATCATGCTGCTGGTTCATCAAATGGCCCTTGTAATCGTGAGGCTGCTCTATCAAGGGGATTCTTCCAGCCATTGGCATGTCACCCTCCTGAGCAAATTGG GTACCATCCTGTGAATATAGACCAGCCAAACGGAGGAGCTATGTCTCACGATTCCAATGGCTACCTTCCTGCATGGATGGGATGA